Genomic segment of Mercurialis annua linkage group LG6, ddMerAnnu1.2, whole genome shotgun sequence:
TATGTTCTCCGGTGGCTATCTAGTATATGCTGCGTAACGCTAGTTCCTAACGGAATATGTATTTGGCGTTATTCAGCATATATTTGATAATGCACTTGGAGAACTGCGCCAGAAGGCtgccaaatatttttctccgtatttatgcatatatcgtgatcgTATTAAGTAGACCCAGTTTTGTGAATGGGATAGGCCCCTACCTTTTTAAGcggtcaattacattgactttgctgtAACCGAGTATTAAACCCACCTAAATGTACGTGCTACAGAAATGAATTCagaccgcagttggatgtataTTGGGAGACTGGTCAGAGGATTGTTGACTGAAGGGTACATCAGTAACGTTAGGGAGTTTTTGAACTTTGCTTTGCAACACCCCGAGTGTATGAGTGGGGCTCAGATTAAATGCCCTTGCCCTAAACCCAAATGTCGGAACACTGCTTTCCGAACTGTTGACGAAGTAGAGTTTCATCTCTATACAGACGGGTTTGTGAGTAATTACCACGTTTGGGCTCACCATGGTGAGGAAAATAGGAGGGTTGAGGTGCCTATTAATGTTCTGCAAGCGGACAACATGTGGGAGCATAGAAATGAAGACGAGGGTTGTAGTTCATTCCAGAGAATGGTTACTGATGCTGGTGGTCCCGAAGTATGGACAGAAGAGCCTCCAAATGCAGAAGCTGAgaagttttatgatatgatgcgtgcggccgaAGAACCCATATGGCCTGTGAATGACAAGCACTCCGCTTTGTCTGCAGCCGTAAATTTTTTAGAATTCAAGTGCCGATTTCAAGCGTCTGACGGCCTGATGAATGAAATGAGCGAGTTTGTACATCAGCTTTTGCCTAAGGACAACAAGTTAGCGAAAAATTCGTACAACATTAAAAAGCTAGTCGGAGGGCTTGGGCTTCCAGTGGAGGTGATTGACTGCTGTAAAAATATGTGTATGATATACTGGGGTGGTGATGCGGGTTTGACTGTGTGTAAAGTATGCGGGCATGACATGTGGAAACCAGCTACTGCGGGTAGTTCAAAAGGAAGAAAGACGAATGTGCCTTATAAAAAATGCATTACTTTCCTATAACTCCGAGGCtgcagaggttgtacgcttctaGGGCAACAGCTAAACATATGAGGTGGCATGCTGAGCACGAGATAGAGAATGGTGTGATGAATCATTCGTCTGACTCGCCAGCTTGGAAACACTTTTCAGAGTTACACCAAGATTTTGCAGCCGAAATTAGAAATATCAGACTGGGGTTGTGTACGGATgagtttcaaccatttggtgcATTTGGGCAACAATACTCGTCATGGCCGGTAATTGTGACTCCGTATAACTTGCCTCCTGGCATGGCTATGAAAGACGAGTTCATGTTTCTAACGGTTCTTGAACTGAACCATTTGTGGAAATTTGGGACGCGGACATACGACATTCATAGGCggcaaaattttcaattgaaagCCGCTCTTATGTGGACGATCAATGATTTTCCGGCTTATTCAATGCTGTCTGGATGGAGCACATCGGGTAAACGGGCATGTCCTCACTATATGGAAGAAACTGATGCAATTACTCTTCCGAAGAGTGGtaaacaatcgtggtttgattTCCACAGAAAGTTCTTACCACCTGAACATTCGTACCGTAATAACACTACGGATTTTAAAAAGGGCtacaaagaaagaaaatcatTCAGGGGATACAGAACTGGAGAGGAAATTGAACAAGATATTGACAGCCTTGGTTTTAAAAATGCATACGAGTTTGGAGCTCGGGATACGAATGCGCAGAAATTCAATAATCATGGGTGGCATAAGAAAAGCATATTTTGGGATTTGTCGTATTGGAAAACGAATATGATTCGTCATAATCTATGCATACTGAGAAAAATATATTCGACAACATTTCAATACAGTGCTTAATGTTCTCGGGAAGACCAAAGACCATGCTAAGTCCAGAGAAGAGttgaatgatatttttaatcgTACAGACTTGGCATTTAATCCATCAACCGGGCAATATCCTAAGGCAATATATGCTTTAGACAAAAACGCAAAACAAGCTCTACTGGAATGGGTTAAAGAGTTGAAGTTCCCTCGAACTTGGGTAGGTGTGTCGATCCGAAAAAGCTGAAAATGAACGGTATGAAAAGCCACGACTGTCATGTTTTCATGCAGCGTCTCTTGCCAATTGCTTTTCGAGAATTTCTTCATCCGTCCGTGTGGGAACCTATTACAGAGTTGAGCATCTTCTTTAAAGACCTGACTTGCACAACGCTTAAAGAGGACAACCTAATTAAGATGGAGAAAGACATTGCGAAAATATTGTGCAAGTTGGAACGTATCTTTCCGCCCAGCTTTTTTGATTCAATGGAACATCTTCCTATACACCTACCCAACGAAGCGAAGCTGGCAGGCCCTGTGCAATATCGGTGGATGTATCCCTTTGAAAGGTTAAgtattctttaattttaaaatacattgaaaactatcaaaaaaatttgtaaacaccGTAATAATTTGATTGCACAGATATCTGAGAAAGTTGAAACGGAAAGTGACCAACAAAGCTAAAGTGGAAGGTAGCATTTCCATCGGATATTTGTACGAAGAAATAGCCAAATTTGCGTCATTTTACTTTAATGACGGTGATCCGACGCTGCCTGACCGGCTGCAACGAAATGAGACACGTGATGATGTCGTGGATGATGATGTAGACCGGCCATCAATCTTCAAATCGAATGGCCGACCTATAGGTGCTTCTAAAAAACGAAGTTTGGAGGAGGACGAATACACCGCCGCCCATAGTTACATTCTCTTGAACTGTCCTGAAATCGAGCATTACAAGGAGTAATTCGTACtctacttttaaatttatttgtcaaataCATGACTTTACTGTAATAACAAGTATTGGGttctttttaaagtttgtatGTTTACGAGTTGTACGAAATCATTCCCGGAATCACCCAAGTTCAAGTAGAAGTGAATCTTGAGACTGAATTTGCCTCGTGGTTTGAACGATATGTAAGTATCCAAAATGTTTTTTCACATTATCTCGTACTTCTTATGTAAAAGGTCTGACAAGTATACATTTATGTAGTACAAGCGCAAACTAACTATATAAGTAATCCATATATTTTGAGTCTGGTTAAGGGATCGCTTAGGCAAGCGAACCATTTTCAAGGATATTTTATAAAcgggtttaaattttaaacaaagGCTTATGGGGAGAATCAATTAACCATGAATAGTGGAGTTTGCGTTAAAGGATCACTCTACGCTCCAACGGAAAGTGATTTTTACGGCATATTAACAGATGTTCTTGAGTTGGAGTACTCGTCTCTGCCAATTAAGAGGATTGTCTTGTTCAAGTTTAACTGGTTCGATCCGACTGATAGAGGTATGTCAGTGCATCCTCGATATAATATTGTGGACGTCAATCATAAACGGAAGTACGGAAAATACGAACCATTTATAATAGCTCAATTGTTGAAACacgtaatttattttatttgaattaggtATCTTTGTTGTTTCTTTGAATTAAGTggttttgttgttgatatgtGCTATTTTGTACAATTTGAAGTTTGTAGGATTTCCCTTAAAAATGGGTGATGTTCATTTTATAAACGAAATGTTGCcggatttttattaaaaataacgtTTAAGTTGTTTGAAACACGTAATTCATATGAaactaattgttttaaattgttttataggAGCGTTTTGAGCAGGAGATGCTGGCCGCTACGCAGACAGCCGAGGGCAGTACAACATCTACCCCAGTAGATCCGGACGAAGTTTATCTTGCTGTTGAGGGGGTGAGGAAGCGGCGTATCTACGGATTAGGCTCAGTTGGTTTTGAGTACGTTGCCTCGCATCGGGGTACTTCTAGTAGACGAGCCGGCAGCTCCTCTCAGACCGTGTCGCTAGCCGCCGATGCGAGGTTCCTTACTGATCTCATCGTTCAGTTCGCGGATACGATCCGTGATCAGGTCCAGATTGTGGTTGCAGCGGCGATGCAACAGATGTAGCAGCGGGCCCCGGGAGATGTGCTACCCACTcctccaccaccacctccaccgCCTCCACCGGCTACTGATGACGTTGTCCCAGATGACGACGTCACAGATTTGTAGTACTGTAGTGTAGGGACGTTTTTGGTATACAATTTTCATGTATCGtacgttatatatatatatatatatatatatatatatatatatatatatatatatattagatgCTTTTGTATTTTCTGTGTTGTTTATCTTTTCTGCAATTTGTGTATTTAAACAGGATTtgcatttaattaaaaaaccgaaaaaaatgaaatttttgccCGGAATTAGTCAGTTTCCCGACGGATTTAttacgtttagcgacggattaaatccgtcactaaacacaaaatatttaattgaataatGCATTTGGCGACGGAAATATCTGTCGCCAAGTGCTGTAGCTAATTGGCGACAACATTTGGCGACGGACATGTCCGTCGCAAACTGCGTTGTGGGACGTAAatggcgacggattttagtgGGGCGTCGCTAATTCATTTAGCGACGCCACATTTGCCGACGGACGATGTCCGTCGGCAAATCCGTCGGAAAATggtttcccgacggatttctgctttttagcgacggatttctgctttttagcgaagAATTGTTCTCACCATTTACTTCTTTAAAACCATTGGTTGCCGCTTGTTCCAAGAAGGGATTTGAGACTTTAGACTCGGTATGTCTTTATACTTCAAAGTAAATCAACAATGTTCATAGTGCCTGCAATCTTCCTTTCctatatttagtttttttaaattctctACATTCTGTTTTCcttttgaaattgaagttatgtATATCATCTCTTAAATATCTGCATTTTTGAtagtaaaaatgtgaaattctATAGGTTCGATGTCTATCATTTATTTGTTAAAAGCTGAGAGCTGAATATtgcaaaaaaagaaattaactcTAGGCTAGAAGATCTTTTTCATGATAGGTAATTAAAGACGATATTGGGTGTTTTTGGCTACAGTGTTTGACGTAAGAAGacttcaatttgtttttaacaTGTATTGTAGGTTATGAAGAGATAGAGATATAAATCTTTGCTCAATCACCATCAAACCTTTTACTTTTTGCAATTTTGTCCCAACCTTTCATGTTTGTAGCAATCATGTCtcaatttgtttttatgtaGAAAAATAGTTCTGGGGCAATCACGTAGATCCAATCAGGACAAGTCTAAAGACATGGTAAAAAAACATacaacaataatttaaaaaatccaTAACCCATTATTCTTACTTCATAAGTTATTCTTTTTACACAAACACAAATTGTGATACAACTGCAACAGATCTAAAAAGTTGGGACAATATTGCAAAATATAGAAAGTTTAGTTGTAATTGATAACGAATGCAAAAGTTTGGGTCtttttatttacatattttaaaagaagACCACATTTTGTCGTTATCATGCTCATTCAATTGTTAGTTTACTTAGTGGTTCCTCTATTTGCCAATAAGTGTGTGATTTTACTTGGATAGCATACAagatcaaaatatatttattttaggaAATTTTACTTGCTTTTCTTTGATACTtgcttttctttgtttttgccTTGGTGTAGCTCATACTTCTGTTAGTTTTATTGTCTGCTCTGGAAAGAATGCTTACATAAAAATTCTACTGGACAGGTGTCGGAAGGATTTGTCCCCTCAAAAGAAACATTAAAGAAGGTCAGAAGGCGCTGTGTTCGTGAGATGGATTATGACAGTAATGATCGTGTGGAATCCTTGgctaaaaagtttgaaattcgAATGGGAGCATAGACTCGAAGAGACATGTTATTCAATCTTCAGTACAACACTGATTATGCTTGATAAGTATTGGATGCGCAAGTAACAGGATAATCAGAATCCCAATCTGATTATGATTAGACTTccaaatttgattatgattagaCATCCTATTTTGATTAGGACTATTTTAgactgtatatatatacatatgtaaacaacaaatcaaatacacagaattattattattcaattcTACAATTGCTTTCATCTTCTCTAATTGTTTACATGGTATCGGAGCCTATCTGATCCTTTATCTaaacacaaaccctaaaattctAAAACCATACTATGTCGAAAGAAGCTGAGGATGCCGCCGCCGTCGCACACGCTGCCGCCGCCGCTGTACCGAACTTCAAATCTCCATATTATCTTCACCCTTCGGATCACCCGGGACTTAAAATTTGTCCGGTGATTCTGAAAGGCGAAAACTACGAAGAATGGTCTTCTTCCATGATAAATTCTTTGGTAGCTAAACGCAAACTCGGTTTCATTGATGGCCGAATTACGATACCATCTGCCAATATTGATTTGATTGAAGATTGGCAGATGGTAAACTCTATGCTTATAGGTTGGATCGTCCAATCCATTGATCCTTCCCTTAGGTCTTCCATCACTTATTTTCCCACTGTCAAAGAATTATGGGATGATCTAAAGCAGCGTTTTTCAGTTGGGAATGGCCCCCGAAAGCTTCAACTACGATGCGATATCATCTCTTGCAAACAGAACGGGAAATCAGTATCAGATTATTATACGACTCTCAAAAAATTATGGGAGGAATTGGCGACATACGTTCCACCCAATAAATGTTCATGTGGTGGTTGTAAGTGTGAGATTACTGCAACCATAAACAAAGAACGTGATGAagaaaaaattcaccaatttttaATTGGCCTTGATGACTCTGTGTTTGGTTCTCTTCGCTCCACCATCTTGGCTCAAGAACCCTTGTTACCTATTGCTCGCATTTATTCTCTTATTGTTCAGCAGGAGCGATTAACAACTGTAGTTACAAACCGTGAGTCACCTGCGGATGCAAATGCATTTGTTGCTCGCAAATTCACATCTTCTTCCAAAGACGCTGTCTTAATCGACAAAAAGAATTTGACTTGTACTCACTGCAATAGAAAGGGTCATGACGTTTCCATTTGTTTCAAACTTCACGGTTTTCCTGATTGGTGGAAAGAGCGCGCCGCTGCCAGACGTGGATCCTCATCAACACCTATCGAACACACATCTTCTAATCCTAGTATGACTCGCAATTCTGGTACTGCCAATGCTGTGCAGCCTGCTGTTTCATCCTCCGCTCCTGCTCAGTCCCTCACTACTCAGGATCGTCAGGCTTTTGGTCCAGCACTTACTAATGACCAATGGACTGCGGTTCTTAATCTTTACAACTCTATGAATGTTACATCCGACAAGTCAGGTAAACTTTTTTGGATATTAGATACAGGCGCATCTTTCCACATGACAGGCGATAGATCTCTTCTTCGGGATATCATCTCGGTTCCTCCTATTGCTATCACTTTACCGGATGGTCGCGTTTCATCGGCTGTTCAAACCGGCAGTTTGACGTTTGATTCAATTCAGCTTCACAACGTCTTATACATACCAAATTTAGATTGTCATTTATTGTCTTTATATCAGCTTGTTCATGATCTACGCCTGCTTGTTCTAATGACTGATCGTGTGGTTGTTTTACAGGAAATCAGTACGAGGATGGTGATTGGCGTGGGTAAGCCGCGAAACGGGGTCTATTGGCTACAGACGTTCTCATCGGATAGTCGTGCTTGTTCTGCTCACTCTTCAACATCTTCTGCTAGTCTTTGGCACAACCGTCTCGGTCATCCTTCTGCATCAACCTTGTCTTCTATTACTACTTTGGCTTTAGATAGTTCTAGTTTATCTACAATAAATCCTTGTGATGTATGTTACAAGTCTAAACAAACTCGTTTGTCTTTTCCTTCAAGTTATAATAAAGCAGATTGTTTATTTGATCTTATACACTGCGATGTATGGGGGCCCTACAGTACACCTTCTTCTAGTGGTGCCTCTTATTTTCTTACTATTTTAGATGATTACTCCAGGGCAGTATGGGTACATCTGTTCGTTTCCAAGACTGAGGTTTCAACTTTACTGCGTAATTTCTTTGCCATGGTTAGCACTCAGTTTCATAAACAGATTCGACGAGTGCGTGCCGACAATGGCACTGAGTTCCTTCTACTTTGACCTTTCTTTGCCTCCAATGGTGTTGTGTTTGAAACATCCTGTGTGTCTACACCACAACAAAACGGACGTGTCGAACGAAAGCATCGTCATCTTCTTAATGTGGCTCGTGCCTTGCGCTTTACAGCTCATCTTCCGCTGGATTTTTGGGGTGAGTGCGTCTCTACAGCTGCGTTCCTTATCAATCGCACTCCTTCTTCTGCTATTGAGGGCCGAACGCCATATGAATTACTTTATGGCCGTGCTCCCTCCTATGATTCTCTACATGTCTTCGGGTCTCTTTGCTTTGCTGCGCAAGTTCCGAAACATGGTGACAAGTTTAGCAGTCGAAGTCGGAAGTGTATATTTGTCGGCTATCCGCAGGGTAAGAAAGGGTGGTTATTATATGATCTAGAGACTCGGGTTATATTTGCAAGCCGGGATGTAGTATTCTACGAATCACATTTTCCTTTCTCTCTTGGAAATACCTCGGCGTCAGGTCAACTGCAAGACCGATCTCCGGCTGTCTTTGATGACACTTCACCATCAGATGAACAACTCGACAGGGGGAGTTCAGAAATCGCTGCTATACCTCCAGCAGAGGTGATCCCACCACCCATTGCTCCGCAAGTTTCTCCGCAAACAGAAATTGCGCCAACTTCTATTTCGCGCAGCGATCGTATTCGCCGGCCACCGTCTCATCTAAACGACTATGTTTGTCGCACTACTCGCCATATAGACTCCGTCGGCACTTCATCAATACCCATGTCCTCTTCACATACCTCAGGTACTCGGTTTCCTATCGAAAATTTTGTTTCTTGTGCTAAATTTTCTGCTTCCCATAGTAGTTTTCTTGCAGCTGTTACCGCCGGGGATGAACCGGCTCATTTCAGGCAGGCCATTAATCATCAACATTGGCGGGATGCAATGAGTGCAGAACTCAATGCTCTTTCCGCTAATCACACATGGACACTTACTCCTTTACCACCCGGGAAACATCCAATTGGATCCAAATGGGTCTATCGTATTAAGTACAACTCAAACGGGACTATTGAACGATATAAGGCGCGACTTGTTGTGCTTGGTAATCGCCAAGTGGAGGGCGTTGATTTTAATGAGACATTTGTCCCTGTTGCTCGCATGGCCTCAGTACGTGTGTTTCTATCCGTCGCATCCGTTCGGCAGTGGGAGCTTCATCAAATAGACGTCCATAACGCTTTCCTTCATGGAGACTTAGATGAGGAGGTGTATATGAATCCACCTTTGGGTCTTCTCGGTGTCCCTCCTGGTCATGTTTGTCGTCTTCGCAAGTCTCTCTATGGACTACGGCAAGCTCCGCGTAATTGGTTTGCAAAATTGGCCTCTGCTTTGCGCCATTATGGCTTCAAACAGAGCTATGCTGATTACTCATTGTTCTCTTATTTTCGACATAAGACATGTATTCATGTTCTAGTCTATGTTGATGATCTCATCATTGCCGGTAATGACTCTGCTACTATAACTCGTTTTAAGACTTACTTAAGTTCTTGCTTCCATATGAAGGATTTGGGGGCTTTGAAGTATTTTTTAGGTATTGAGATAGCTCGAAGCGACAAGGGTCTTTTTCTTTCTCAGCGAAAGTATGCGTTGGATATTCTTTCCGAGTCCGGTCTTTTGGGAGCTAAGCCGGCCGCTTTTCCCATGGATCAAAATCATCATCTTGCGTCTTCTACCGCTGAGTTGCTCGATAAACCGGATCAATATCGGCGTCTTATTGGCCGGTTCATATATCTTACTATTACTCGACCCGAGATCTCCTACTCTGTGCATATGCTAGCACAATTTATGCAAACACCTACTCGTGATCATTGGCAAGCTGCTCTTCGTTTATTACACTATATAAAGGGGAGTCCGGGCAAGGGCCTACTCCTTTCTGCTTCAAGCTCTTTACAGTTACGTGCTTTTTGTGATTCCGACTGGGCTGCCTGTCCTACTACTCGACGGTCTATCACCGGTTTCTTCATTCAGTTGGGTGTATCACCTATTTCTTGGAAGACTAAAAAGC
This window contains:
- the LOC130015687 gene encoding uncharacterized protein LOC130015687, giving the protein MNSDRSWMYIGRLVRGLLTEGYISNVREFLNFALQHPECMSGAQIKCPCPKPKCRNTAFRTVDEVEFHLYTDGFVSNYHVWAHHGEENRRVEVPINVLQADNMWEHRNEDEGCSSFQRMVTDAGGPEVWTEEPPNAEAEKFYDMMRAAEEPIWPVNDKHSALSAAVNFLEFKCRFQASDGLMNEMSEFVHQLLPKDNKLAKNSYNIKKLVGGLGLPVEVIDCCKNMCMIYWGGDAGLTVCKVCGHDMWKPATAGSSKGRKTNRLYASRATAKHMRWHAEHEIENGVMNHSSDSPAWKHFSELHQDFAAEIRNIRLGLCTDEFQPFGAFGQQYSSWPVIVTPYNLPPGMAMKDEFMFLTVLELNHLWKFGTRTYDIHRRQNFQLKAALMWTINDFPAYSMLSGWSTSGKRACPHYMEETDAITLPKSGKQSWFDFHRKFLPPEHSYRNNTTDFKKGYKERKSFRGYRTGEEIEQDIDSLGFKNAYEFGARDTNAQKFNNHGWHKKSIFWDLSYWKTNMILLNVLGKTKDHAKSREELNDIFNRTDLAFNPSTGQYPKAIYALDKNAKQALLEWVKELKFPRTWRLLPIAFREFLHPSVWEPITELSIFFKDLTCTTLKEDNLIKMEKDIAKILCKLERIFPPSFFDSMEHLPIHLPNEAKLAGPVQYRWMYPFERYLRKLKRKVTNKAKVEGSISIGYLYEEIAKFASFYFNDGDPTLPDRLQRNETRDDVVDDDVDRPSIFKSNGRPIGASKKRSLEEDEYTAAHSYILLNCPEIEHYKDLYVYELYEIIPGITQVQVEVNLETEFASWFERYAYGENQLTMNSGVCVKGSLYAPTESDFYGILTDVLELEYSSLPIKRIVLFKFNWFDPTDRVVLLLICAILYNLKFVGFPLKMGDERFEQEMLAATQTAEGSTTSTPVDPDEVYLAVEGVRKRRIYGLGSVGFEYVASHRGTSSRRAGSSSQTVSLAADARFLTDLIVQFADTIRDQRAPGDVLPTPPPPPPPPPPATDDVVPDDDVTDLYIQDQNIFILGNFTCFSLILAFLCFCLGVAHTSVSEGFVPSKETLKKVRRRCVREMDYDSNDRVESLAKKFEIRMGA